The Ciconia boyciana chromosome 22, ASM3463844v1, whole genome shotgun sequence genome has a window encoding:
- the ADAM11 gene encoding disintegrin and metalloproteinase domain-containing protein 11 isoform X2, translating into MSPLRGWLLAALLSLTPRAGPAAEAGSLQQRFPRAGWQDGRVVSQITHPSRLVGQSSGGEVQKHQLDTRVRNEPGGGGGGRGGPGLHLAQVSFVVRAFGSAFTLDLQLNHHLLASHYVERHVGAGTNGSHSTGAGEHCYYQGRIRGQPRSFVALSSCQGLRGVFSDGRATYLIEPQAGAEHGQGLRPHIIQRVPSCARPGCLFPALNQRLTGGLPKLRRRRQVRRAQHTVHSETKYIELAVVNDHQLFLQLRKSVVLTSNFAKSVVNLADMIYKEQLNTRIVLVAMETWASEDRIRMGKDSLETLNEFVKYRREGPAEQSDTVHLFSGRTFQSSRSGTAFVGGICSPARAGGVNEYGNVAAMAVTLAQTLGQNVGMMWNKHRTAAGDCRCPDSWLGCIMEDTGYYLPRKFSRCSIDEYNQFLQDGGGSCLFNKPLKLLDPPECGNGFVEAGEECDCGSLAECAKSGGNCCKKCTLTHDAMCSDGLCCKGCKYEPRGVSCREAVNECDIPESCTGDSSQCPPNLHKLDGYFCENEQGRCYGGRCKTRDRQCNALWGRGSAERFCYEKLNVEGTERGNCGHEGLGWLQCNKQDVLCGFLLCANISGAPRLGELSGEIATTTFFHQNRYVDCRGGHVQLVDGSDLSYVEDGTPCGPGMLCLDHKCLPATAFNFSSCPGSWDGKICFDHGVCSNEGKCICRAEWTGKDCSVYDPIPEPKPTGETERYKGPSGTNIIIGSIAGAVLVAAIVLGGTGWGFKNIRRGRYDPAQQGV; encoded by the exons ATGAGCCCGCTGCGGGGCTGGCTGCTCGCCGCGCTCCTCTCGCTCACCCCGCGGGCAG GTCCCGCCGCAGAGGCCGGCTCGCTGCAGCAGAGGTTCCCCCGGGCCGGATGGCAGGACGGGCGCGTTGTTTCCCAAATCACCCACCCCAGCAGGCTGGTGGGGCAGAGCTCGGGAGGAGAAGTCCAGAAGCATCAGCTGGACACCAGGGTCAGGAATgagcctggaggaggaggaggaggaagaggaggcccC GGGCTGCACCTGGCGCAGGTGAGCTTCGTGGTGCGTGCCTTCGGCTCGGCCTTCACCCTCGACCTCCAGCTGAACCA CCACCTCCTCGCCTCCCACTACGTGGAGCGGCACGTCGGCGCGGGCACCAACGGCAGCCACAGCACG GGCGCGGGGGAGCACTGCTACTACCAGGGCCGGATccgggggcagccccgctccttcgtggctctctccagctgccaggGCCTGCG CGGGGTCTTCTCAGACGGCCGAGCCACCTACCTGATTGAGCCCCAGGCGGGCGCTGAGCACGGGCAG GGCCTTCGACCACACATCATCCAGCGCGTCCCCAGCTGCGCCCGACCAG GCTGCCTCTTCCCTGCACTGAACCAGCGCCTCACGGGCGGGTTACCAAagctgcggcggcggcggcag GTACGCCGAGCCCAGCACACGGTTCACAGCGAGACCAAGTACATCGAGCTGGCGGTGGTGAACGACCACCAGCTG TTCCTGCAGCTCCGCAAGTCCGTGGTTCTCACCAGCAACTTCGCCAAGTCCGTGGTCAACCTGGCCGACATG ATCTACAAGGAGCAGCTCAACACCCGCATCGTGCTGGTGGCCATGGAGACATGGGCCTCGGAGGACCGGATCCGGATGGGGAAAGACTCCCTGGAGACCCTGAACGAGTTTGTGAAGTACCGGCGTGAGGGGCCGGCAGAGCAGAGCGACACCGTCCACCTCTTCTC GGGTCGGACGTTTCAGAGCAGCCGCAGCGGCACCGCCTTCGTGGGGGGCATCTGCTCGCCCGCCCGTGCCGGGGGTGTCAACGAG TACGGCAACGTGGCAGCCATGGCAGTGACGCTGGCGCAGACGCTGGGGCAGAACGTGGGCATGATGTGGAACAAGCACCGCACGGCCGCAG GGGACTGCCGGTGTCCGGACTCATGGCTGGGATGTATCATGGAGGACACAGG GTACTACCTCCCGCGGAAGTTCTCCCGCTGCAGCATTGACGAGTACAACCAGTTCCTGCAGGACGGCGGCGGCAGCTGCCTCTTCAACAAACCCCTGAAG CTCCTGGACCCTCCGGAGTGTGGCAACGGCTTCGTGGAGGCGGGAGAGGAGTGTGACTGCGGCTCGCTGGCG GAGTGCGCGAAGAGCGGGGGCAACTGCTGCAAGAAGTGCACGCTGACCCACGACGCCATGTGCAGCGACGGGCTCTGCTGCAAAGGCTGCAag TACGAGCCGCGCGGCGTGTCCTGCCGGGAGGCCGTGAACGAGTGCGACATCCCCGAGAGCTGCACCGGCGACTCCAGCCAG tgtccccccaaCCTCCACAAGCTGGACGGCTACTTCTGCGAAAACGAGCAG ggacgATGCTACGGCGGGCGCTGCAAGACCAGGGACCGGCAGTGCAACGCGCTGTGGGGCCGCG GCTCGGCCGAGCGCTTCTGCTATGAGAAGCTCAACGTGGAGGGGACCGAGAGGGGCAACTGCGGGCATGAGGGCCTGGGCTGGCTGCAGTGCAACAAGCA GGATGTCCTCTGTGGCTTCCTCCTCTGCGCCAACATCTCGGGCGCGCCCCGGCTGGGCGAGCTCAGTGGCGAGATCGCCACCACCACCTTCTTCCACCAAAACCGCTACGTGGACTGCAG GGGAGGCCACGTGCAGCTGGTGGACGGCTCGGACCTGAGCTACGTGGAGGACGGGACGCCCTGCGGCCCCGGCATGCTGTGTCTCGACCACAAATGCCTTCCAGCCACGGCCTTTAACttcagctcctgccctggcagctggGACGGGAAAATCTGCTTCGACCACGGG GTTTGCAGCAACGAGGGCAAGTGCATCTGCCGGGCCGAGTGGACAGGGAAGGACTGCAGTGTCTACGACCCCATCCCCGAGCCGAAGCCGACGGGGGAGACGGAGCGATACAAGG GTCCCAGTGGCACCAATATCATTATCGGCTCCATCGCGGGGGCCGTGCTGGTGGCTGCCATCGTCCTAggggggacaggctggggatTTAA GAACATCCGCCGAGGAAGGTATGACCCGGCGCAGCAGGGAGTGTAA
- the ADAM11 gene encoding disintegrin and metalloproteinase domain-containing protein 11 isoform X1, whose product MSPLRGWLLAALLSLTPRAGPAAEAGSLQQRFPRAGWQDGRVVSQITHPSRLVGQSSGGEVQKHQLDTRVRNEPGGGGGGRGGPGLHLAQVSFVVRAFGSAFTLDLQLNHHLLASHYVERHVGAGTNGSHSTGAGEHCYYQGRIRGQPRSFVALSSCQGLRGVFSDGRATYLIEPQAGAEHGQGLRPHIIQRVPSCARPGEPLCGAGAHPQGPVMVAPVALRPAPRQLCPFPPGCLFPALNQRLTGGLPKLRRRRQVRRAQHTVHSETKYIELAVVNDHQLFLQLRKSVVLTSNFAKSVVNLADMIYKEQLNTRIVLVAMETWASEDRIRMGKDSLETLNEFVKYRREGPAEQSDTVHLFSGRTFQSSRSGTAFVGGICSPARAGGVNEYGNVAAMAVTLAQTLGQNVGMMWNKHRTAAGDCRCPDSWLGCIMEDTGYYLPRKFSRCSIDEYNQFLQDGGGSCLFNKPLKLLDPPECGNGFVEAGEECDCGSLAECAKSGGNCCKKCTLTHDAMCSDGLCCKGCKYEPRGVSCREAVNECDIPESCTGDSSQCPPNLHKLDGYFCENEQGRCYGGRCKTRDRQCNALWGRGSAERFCYEKLNVEGTERGNCGHEGLGWLQCNKQDVLCGFLLCANISGAPRLGELSGEIATTTFFHQNRYVDCRGGHVQLVDGSDLSYVEDGTPCGPGMLCLDHKCLPATAFNFSSCPGSWDGKICFDHGVCSNEGKCICRAEWTGKDCSVYDPIPEPKPTGETERYKGPSGTNIIIGSIAGAVLVAAIVLGGTGWGFKNIRRGRYDPAQQGV is encoded by the exons ATGAGCCCGCTGCGGGGCTGGCTGCTCGCCGCGCTCCTCTCGCTCACCCCGCGGGCAG GTCCCGCCGCAGAGGCCGGCTCGCTGCAGCAGAGGTTCCCCCGGGCCGGATGGCAGGACGGGCGCGTTGTTTCCCAAATCACCCACCCCAGCAGGCTGGTGGGGCAGAGCTCGGGAGGAGAAGTCCAGAAGCATCAGCTGGACACCAGGGTCAGGAATgagcctggaggaggaggaggaggaagaggaggcccC GGGCTGCACCTGGCGCAGGTGAGCTTCGTGGTGCGTGCCTTCGGCTCGGCCTTCACCCTCGACCTCCAGCTGAACCA CCACCTCCTCGCCTCCCACTACGTGGAGCGGCACGTCGGCGCGGGCACCAACGGCAGCCACAGCACG GGCGCGGGGGAGCACTGCTACTACCAGGGCCGGATccgggggcagccccgctccttcgtggctctctccagctgccaggGCCTGCG CGGGGTCTTCTCAGACGGCCGAGCCACCTACCTGATTGAGCCCCAGGCGGGCGCTGAGCACGGGCAG GGCCTTCGACCACACATCATCCAGCGCGTCCCCAGCTGCGCCCGACCAGGTGAGCCTTTGTGTGGAGCCGGCGCTCATCCCCAAGGACCGGTGATGGTGGCCCCGGTGGCCCTGCGTCCTGCACCCCGCCAGCTCTGTCCCTTCCCTCCAGGCTGCCTCTTCCCTGCACTGAACCAGCGCCTCACGGGCGGGTTACCAAagctgcggcggcggcggcag GTACGCCGAGCCCAGCACACGGTTCACAGCGAGACCAAGTACATCGAGCTGGCGGTGGTGAACGACCACCAGCTG TTCCTGCAGCTCCGCAAGTCCGTGGTTCTCACCAGCAACTTCGCCAAGTCCGTGGTCAACCTGGCCGACATG ATCTACAAGGAGCAGCTCAACACCCGCATCGTGCTGGTGGCCATGGAGACATGGGCCTCGGAGGACCGGATCCGGATGGGGAAAGACTCCCTGGAGACCCTGAACGAGTTTGTGAAGTACCGGCGTGAGGGGCCGGCAGAGCAGAGCGACACCGTCCACCTCTTCTC GGGTCGGACGTTTCAGAGCAGCCGCAGCGGCACCGCCTTCGTGGGGGGCATCTGCTCGCCCGCCCGTGCCGGGGGTGTCAACGAG TACGGCAACGTGGCAGCCATGGCAGTGACGCTGGCGCAGACGCTGGGGCAGAACGTGGGCATGATGTGGAACAAGCACCGCACGGCCGCAG GGGACTGCCGGTGTCCGGACTCATGGCTGGGATGTATCATGGAGGACACAGG GTACTACCTCCCGCGGAAGTTCTCCCGCTGCAGCATTGACGAGTACAACCAGTTCCTGCAGGACGGCGGCGGCAGCTGCCTCTTCAACAAACCCCTGAAG CTCCTGGACCCTCCGGAGTGTGGCAACGGCTTCGTGGAGGCGGGAGAGGAGTGTGACTGCGGCTCGCTGGCG GAGTGCGCGAAGAGCGGGGGCAACTGCTGCAAGAAGTGCACGCTGACCCACGACGCCATGTGCAGCGACGGGCTCTGCTGCAAAGGCTGCAag TACGAGCCGCGCGGCGTGTCCTGCCGGGAGGCCGTGAACGAGTGCGACATCCCCGAGAGCTGCACCGGCGACTCCAGCCAG tgtccccccaaCCTCCACAAGCTGGACGGCTACTTCTGCGAAAACGAGCAG ggacgATGCTACGGCGGGCGCTGCAAGACCAGGGACCGGCAGTGCAACGCGCTGTGGGGCCGCG GCTCGGCCGAGCGCTTCTGCTATGAGAAGCTCAACGTGGAGGGGACCGAGAGGGGCAACTGCGGGCATGAGGGCCTGGGCTGGCTGCAGTGCAACAAGCA GGATGTCCTCTGTGGCTTCCTCCTCTGCGCCAACATCTCGGGCGCGCCCCGGCTGGGCGAGCTCAGTGGCGAGATCGCCACCACCACCTTCTTCCACCAAAACCGCTACGTGGACTGCAG GGGAGGCCACGTGCAGCTGGTGGACGGCTCGGACCTGAGCTACGTGGAGGACGGGACGCCCTGCGGCCCCGGCATGCTGTGTCTCGACCACAAATGCCTTCCAGCCACGGCCTTTAACttcagctcctgccctggcagctggGACGGGAAAATCTGCTTCGACCACGGG GTTTGCAGCAACGAGGGCAAGTGCATCTGCCGGGCCGAGTGGACAGGGAAGGACTGCAGTGTCTACGACCCCATCCCCGAGCCGAAGCCGACGGGGGAGACGGAGCGATACAAGG GTCCCAGTGGCACCAATATCATTATCGGCTCCATCGCGGGGGCCGTGCTGGTGGCTGCCATCGTCCTAggggggacaggctggggatTTAA GAACATCCGCCGAGGAAGGTATGACCCGGCGCAGCAGGGAGTGTAA